In one window of Aphidius gifuensis isolate YNYX2018 linkage group LG4, ASM1490517v1, whole genome shotgun sequence DNA:
- the LOC122855042 gene encoding homeobox protein 2-like isoform X1 — MGNEEINNGNVETWNNAITVLDYKNKRENKFLNVSNDNNVIQVENINKFSSSQVDDKQELSVRDDNPDITVLEEPEKSPDFITLPSLSKKKDDTRRKINKSPQEIYQERLNAKVKVVKKKFTKLARVLYKSYPIYENWLKRVEATTGDSVCKIEPPKQCPPERAQTNRWKFVCIRKLDESSECKLGRQNTNITVNNKTIIKTVWRLGPSEDSVVNANNIFKSYPPFVMRAAKMFEDFINGFLPLKDQTNDEITHCDDQKNQWLFLLVRANSKKELLLFATGKEVSNSSMDGLKRLYDTDVGKDCNVKSLYCKSITNTSNNLTLTTTIFLLGSEALDETVGGLKIQLPPKTNFSSSTVGAELLGQAVDELLAPNDKITLVEIGCGLGLICLMIASKCEKVIGYDSLSEIEEAEITSELNKIKNAKFITGPSNEAIGRIATSMRNCKSSAIVNANTKVGRDIEILMGLRKISTLRKVVMITTMAKQSIRAIMELIKPADDVHGNPFIPIRALIVDTMPNGQFFEVAILMERRIMHKLLRPFNDQSSSTKSIENFSSEKNIQTSEKSLILPKIGKFNNKDDNKKINDDNKKKIVDKSISTKTAKDDIVEITKLVKNPFHHDRYNIKNCDFTANNKINQQKNLTNRTIRSRKRSRIDSHRSLSPKKHRNKCINNKTTKHNDPSSTSTTNLSHKRGNNSDLRSRLSNNIHIDDDLIQTFQIQKQILENTIEELKNPVINQDDLNNIAIDKINKVQLQLSRSVWDRIAPPDNITNIDFNNTTLKGSIVHEKSNKNFVIMTPNHQFLESRNNYKKYNNIQIAEPNQVMPNERYLVLNETRDNDHYRYQSNKQQTDEKTPDNWPLSVGVSRKPASPSWIDTHLSPSKRRILSPLHRSVVSSSSRPVVLARCRKVSPPSRSIMTQPRRSLLSPPHPRVPSPSSRRLMSLHRRHYSRERFYQQLSLSSSTSSFRPLCVDDMQKKVTLSRLNSSPPRKQSCQRLSNSNTRQNYENTMQTSGQALKPLIQQRRLSSSPVELIDDWDIPSRGAIEKHDDWQKQKCPQSMLNWDRTKRIDLNNFRNDDLRINKNQANVVNDKLVSSNMFDNRWNDPVLNGKSSIDSWGVHDNESFVKYTNNLRDDSWIESNNNKSDDNRSRLEQQNISRNWNQNNEREDWNDLPEDARDPWADDAVNVDKDRFQNSTQQANWSRNKNQQVECAGSLKNKQSIPPLINTNSSQQNWHKNSMVNQHLLKNSCWTSNANHNLVKKNLPGSIWVQHNTASTWRNFPQ; from the exons ATGGGCaatgaagaaattaataacGGAAATGTTGAAACATGGAATAATGCGATAACTGTAttggattataaaaataaaagagaaaataaatttttgaatgtgTCAAATGACAACAATGTTATTCAAGTGGAAAATATCAATAAGTTTTCGTCGAGTCAGGTTGATGATAAACAGGAGCTAAGTGTAAGAGATGATAATCCCGATATTACTGTCTTGGAAGAGCCTGAAAAATCTCCTGATTTCATAACTCTTCCAtcgttatcaaaaaaaaaagatgatactcgaaggaaaataaacaaatcccctcaagaaatttatcaagaacGA CTTAATGCAAAAGTTAAAGttgttaaaaagaaatttacgaAACTAGCAAGAGTATTGTACAAAAGTTATCCAATTTACGAGAACTGGTTAAAACGTGTTGAAGCAACAACAGGTGATTCTGTTTGTAAAATTGAACCACCAAAGCAATGCCCTCCAGAACGTGCTCAAACTAATCGTTGGAAATTTGTTT GCATAAGAAAACTCGATGAATCATCAGAATGCAAATTGGGTCGTCAAAATACCAATAtaactgtaaataataaaacaattatcaaaacaGTTTGGAGATTGGGCCCAAGTGAAGACTCGGTTGTTAATGCaaataacatatttaaatCGTATCCGCCATTTGTCATGCGCGCTGCAaag ATGTTTGAAGATTTCATCAATGGGTTTTTACCATTAAAAGATCAAACTAATGATGAAATAACACATTGTgatgatcaaaaaaatcaatggttatttttattggtACGTGCTAATagtaaaaaagaattattactATTTGCAACTGGCAAAGAGGTCAGTAATTCATCAATGGATGGATTAAAAAGATTATATGATACTGACGTCGGAAAAGATTGTAACGTTAAATCTTTGTACTGCAAATCAATAACAAATAC tagtaataatttaacattaacaacaacaatatttttacttgGTTCCGAAGCTCTTGATGAAACGGTTGGTggtttgaaaattcaattaccaccaaaaacaaatttttcatcaagtacTGTTGGTGCTGAATTACTTGGTCAAGctgttgatgaattattagcaccaaatgataaaataacgCTTGTTGAAATTGGTTGTGGTCTTGGCTTAATATGTCTCATGATTGCATCA AAATGTGAAAAAGTCATAGGATACGATTCATTATCAGAAATTGAAGAAGCTGAAATAACatctgaattaaataaaataaaaaatgcaaaatttatAACTGGACCATCAAATGAAGCAATTGGTAGAATAGCAACGTCAATGAGAAATTGTAAATCATCAGCAATTGTTAATGCAAATACAAAAGTTGGAAGGgacattgaaatattgatGGGATTACGTAAAATATCAACATTACGTAAAGTCGTTATGATAACAACAAtggccaaacaatcaatacgTGCAATAATGGAATTAATAAAACCAGCAGACGATGTTCACGGAAATCCATTTATACCAATACGtgcattaattgttgatacaaTGCCTAACGGACAATTTTTCGAAGTTGCAATATTGATGGAACGTCGTATTATGCATAAACTATTACGCCCCTTTAATGATCAATCAAGttcaacaaaatcaattgaaaatttttcatcagaaaaaaatattcagacatctgaaaaatcattaattttaccaaaaataggtaaatttaataataaagatgataacaaaaaaatcaatgatgataataaaaagaaaattgttgataaatcaatatcGACTAAAACTGCTAAAGATGACATTgttgaaataacaaaacttGTTAAAAATCCATTTCACCATGAtagatataatattaaaaattgtgattttactgctaataataaaataaatcaacaaaaaaatctaaCAAATCGAACGATACGATCGAGAAAAAGATCACGGATTGATTCACATCGCTCATTATCACCAAAAAAACATAGAAATAAatgcattaataataaaacaacgaAACATAATGAcccatcatcaacatcaacaacaaatctATCCCATAAACGGGGTAATAATTCAGACTTACGTTCACGTTTGTCAAATAACATacatattgatgatgatttaatacAAACATTTCAAATACAGAAACAGATACttgaaaatacaattgaagaattaaaaaaccCAGTTATTAATCaagatgatttaaataatatagctattgataaaattaataaagtacAATTGCAACTATCACGTTCCGTGTGGGATCGTATTGCACCACCAGATAATATAACTAATAtcgattttaataatacaacattAAAAGGTAGCATCGTAcatgaaaaaagtaataaaaatttcgttaTTATGACACCAAATCACCAATTTTTAGAATCacgtaataattataaaaaatataataatatacaaattgcGGAACCAAATCAAGTAATGCCAAATGAGCGTTATTTGGTTTTGAATGAAACACGTGATAATGATCATTATCGATATCAAAGTAATAAACAACAAACCGATGAAAAAACTCCCGATAATTGGCCATTATCAGTTGGTGTATCACGTAAACCAGCATCACCAAGTTGGATTGATACTCATTTATCACCATCAAAACGTCGAATTTTATCCCCACTCCATCGTTCAGTAGTTTCCTCTTCTAGCCGACCAGTTGTTTTAGCACGTTGTCGAAAAGTTTCACCACCGAGTCGTTCTATTATGACACAACCAAGACGTTCATTATTGTCACCGCCACATCCTCGGGTACCATCGCCCTCATCACGACGACTAATGTCACTGCATAGAAGACACTATTCACGTGAAAGGTTTTACCAACAACTGTCTTTATCATCGTCAACATCATCGTTTCGTCCATTATGTGTTGAtgatatgcaaaaaaaagtaacactTTCACGGCTTAATTCATCACCACCAAGAAAACAATCATGTCAACGTCTTTCAAACTCAAATACACGTCAgaattatgaaaatacaatGCAAACTAGTGGCCAAGCATTAAAACCGTTAATACAACAAAGAAGATTATCATCATCGCCAGTGGAATTGATTGATGATTGGGATATACCAAGTCGAGGTGCTATTGAAAAACATGATGATTGGCAAAAACAAAAGTGTCCACAATCAATGTTAAATTGGGATAGAACAAAACggattgatttaaataattttcgtaATGATGATTTAcggattaataaaaatcaagctAATGTTGTAAATGATAAACTAGTATCATCAAATATGTTTGATAACCGATGGAATGATCCTGTACTGAATGGAAAAAGTAGTATTGACAGTTGGGGTGTACACGATAACGAATCATTTGTTaaatacacaaataatttaCGTGATGATTCTTGGattgaatcaaataataataaatctgaTGATAACAGATCGAGATTGGAACAACAGAATATATCGAGAAATTGgaatcaaaataatgaaagagaAGATTGGAATGATTTACCAGAAGATGCTAGAGATCCTTGGGCTGATGATGCGGTTAATGTTGATAAGGATCGTTTCCAAAATTCAACTCAACAAGCTAATTGGTCTAGAAACAAAAACCAACAAGTTGAATGTGCTGgctcattaaaaaataaacaatcaattcCACCATTAATCAACACAAATTCATCGCAACAAAATTGGCACAAAAATAGCATGGTTAATCaacatttgttgaaaaattcatGCTGGACTAGTAATGCAAATCATAATTTGGTCAAGAAAAATTTACCAGGTAGTATTTGGGTTCAACATAATACTGCTAGTACATGGAGAAATTTTCCACAGTAA
- the LOC122855042 gene encoding homeobox protein 2-like isoform X2 yields MGNEEINNGNVETWNNAITVLDYKNKRENKFLNVSNDNNVIQVENINKFSSSQVDDKQELSVRDDNPDITVLEEPEKSPDFITLPSLSKKKDDTRRKINKSPQEIYQERLNAKVKVVKKKFTKLARVLYKSYPIYENWLKRVEATTGDSVCKIEPPKQCPPERAQTNRWKFVCIRKLDESSECKLGRQNTNITVNNKTIIKTVWRLGPSEDSVVNANNIFKSYPPFVMRAAKMFEDFINGFLPLKDQTNDEITHCDDQKNQWLFLLVRANSKKELLLFATGKEVSNSSMDGLKRLYDTDVGKDCNVKSLYCKSITNTNNLTLTTTIFLLGSEALDETVGGLKIQLPPKTNFSSSTVGAELLGQAVDELLAPNDKITLVEIGCGLGLICLMIASKCEKVIGYDSLSEIEEAEITSELNKIKNAKFITGPSNEAIGRIATSMRNCKSSAIVNANTKVGRDIEILMGLRKISTLRKVVMITTMAKQSIRAIMELIKPADDVHGNPFIPIRALIVDTMPNGQFFEVAILMERRIMHKLLRPFNDQSSSTKSIENFSSEKNIQTSEKSLILPKIGKFNNKDDNKKINDDNKKKIVDKSISTKTAKDDIVEITKLVKNPFHHDRYNIKNCDFTANNKINQQKNLTNRTIRSRKRSRIDSHRSLSPKKHRNKCINNKTTKHNDPSSTSTTNLSHKRGNNSDLRSRLSNNIHIDDDLIQTFQIQKQILENTIEELKNPVINQDDLNNIAIDKINKVQLQLSRSVWDRIAPPDNITNIDFNNTTLKGSIVHEKSNKNFVIMTPNHQFLESRNNYKKYNNIQIAEPNQVMPNERYLVLNETRDNDHYRYQSNKQQTDEKTPDNWPLSVGVSRKPASPSWIDTHLSPSKRRILSPLHRSVVSSSSRPVVLARCRKVSPPSRSIMTQPRRSLLSPPHPRVPSPSSRRLMSLHRRHYSRERFYQQLSLSSSTSSFRPLCVDDMQKKVTLSRLNSSPPRKQSCQRLSNSNTRQNYENTMQTSGQALKPLIQQRRLSSSPVELIDDWDIPSRGAIEKHDDWQKQKCPQSMLNWDRTKRIDLNNFRNDDLRINKNQANVVNDKLVSSNMFDNRWNDPVLNGKSSIDSWGVHDNESFVKYTNNLRDDSWIESNNNKSDDNRSRLEQQNISRNWNQNNEREDWNDLPEDARDPWADDAVNVDKDRFQNSTQQANWSRNKNQQVECAGSLKNKQSIPPLINTNSSQQNWHKNSMVNQHLLKNSCWTSNANHNLVKKNLPGSIWVQHNTASTWRNFPQ; encoded by the exons ATGGGCaatgaagaaattaataacGGAAATGTTGAAACATGGAATAATGCGATAACTGTAttggattataaaaataaaagagaaaataaatttttgaatgtgTCAAATGACAACAATGTTATTCAAGTGGAAAATATCAATAAGTTTTCGTCGAGTCAGGTTGATGATAAACAGGAGCTAAGTGTAAGAGATGATAATCCCGATATTACTGTCTTGGAAGAGCCTGAAAAATCTCCTGATTTCATAACTCTTCCAtcgttatcaaaaaaaaaagatgatactcgaaggaaaataaacaaatcccctcaagaaatttatcaagaacGA CTTAATGCAAAAGTTAAAGttgttaaaaagaaatttacgaAACTAGCAAGAGTATTGTACAAAAGTTATCCAATTTACGAGAACTGGTTAAAACGTGTTGAAGCAACAACAGGTGATTCTGTTTGTAAAATTGAACCACCAAAGCAATGCCCTCCAGAACGTGCTCAAACTAATCGTTGGAAATTTGTTT GCATAAGAAAACTCGATGAATCATCAGAATGCAAATTGGGTCGTCAAAATACCAATAtaactgtaaataataaaacaattatcaaaacaGTTTGGAGATTGGGCCCAAGTGAAGACTCGGTTGTTAATGCaaataacatatttaaatCGTATCCGCCATTTGTCATGCGCGCTGCAaag ATGTTTGAAGATTTCATCAATGGGTTTTTACCATTAAAAGATCAAACTAATGATGAAATAACACATTGTgatgatcaaaaaaatcaatggttatttttattggtACGTGCTAATagtaaaaaagaattattactATTTGCAACTGGCAAAGAGGTCAGTAATTCATCAATGGATGGATTAAAAAGATTATATGATACTGACGTCGGAAAAGATTGTAACGTTAAATCTTTGTACTGCAAATCAATAACAAATAC taataatttaacattaacaacaacaatatttttacttgGTTCCGAAGCTCTTGATGAAACGGTTGGTggtttgaaaattcaattaccaccaaaaacaaatttttcatcaagtacTGTTGGTGCTGAATTACTTGGTCAAGctgttgatgaattattagcaccaaatgataaaataacgCTTGTTGAAATTGGTTGTGGTCTTGGCTTAATATGTCTCATGATTGCATCA AAATGTGAAAAAGTCATAGGATACGATTCATTATCAGAAATTGAAGAAGCTGAAATAACatctgaattaaataaaataaaaaatgcaaaatttatAACTGGACCATCAAATGAAGCAATTGGTAGAATAGCAACGTCAATGAGAAATTGTAAATCATCAGCAATTGTTAATGCAAATACAAAAGTTGGAAGGgacattgaaatattgatGGGATTACGTAAAATATCAACATTACGTAAAGTCGTTATGATAACAACAAtggccaaacaatcaatacgTGCAATAATGGAATTAATAAAACCAGCAGACGATGTTCACGGAAATCCATTTATACCAATACGtgcattaattgttgatacaaTGCCTAACGGACAATTTTTCGAAGTTGCAATATTGATGGAACGTCGTATTATGCATAAACTATTACGCCCCTTTAATGATCAATCAAGttcaacaaaatcaattgaaaatttttcatcagaaaaaaatattcagacatctgaaaaatcattaattttaccaaaaataggtaaatttaataataaagatgataacaaaaaaatcaatgatgataataaaaagaaaattgttgataaatcaatatcGACTAAAACTGCTAAAGATGACATTgttgaaataacaaaacttGTTAAAAATCCATTTCACCATGAtagatataatattaaaaattgtgattttactgctaataataaaataaatcaacaaaaaaatctaaCAAATCGAACGATACGATCGAGAAAAAGATCACGGATTGATTCACATCGCTCATTATCACCAAAAAAACATAGAAATAAatgcattaataataaaacaacgaAACATAATGAcccatcatcaacatcaacaacaaatctATCCCATAAACGGGGTAATAATTCAGACTTACGTTCACGTTTGTCAAATAACATacatattgatgatgatttaatacAAACATTTCAAATACAGAAACAGATACttgaaaatacaattgaagaattaaaaaaccCAGTTATTAATCaagatgatttaaataatatagctattgataaaattaataaagtacAATTGCAACTATCACGTTCCGTGTGGGATCGTATTGCACCACCAGATAATATAACTAATAtcgattttaataatacaacattAAAAGGTAGCATCGTAcatgaaaaaagtaataaaaatttcgttaTTATGACACCAAATCACCAATTTTTAGAATCacgtaataattataaaaaatataataatatacaaattgcGGAACCAAATCAAGTAATGCCAAATGAGCGTTATTTGGTTTTGAATGAAACACGTGATAATGATCATTATCGATATCAAAGTAATAAACAACAAACCGATGAAAAAACTCCCGATAATTGGCCATTATCAGTTGGTGTATCACGTAAACCAGCATCACCAAGTTGGATTGATACTCATTTATCACCATCAAAACGTCGAATTTTATCCCCACTCCATCGTTCAGTAGTTTCCTCTTCTAGCCGACCAGTTGTTTTAGCACGTTGTCGAAAAGTTTCACCACCGAGTCGTTCTATTATGACACAACCAAGACGTTCATTATTGTCACCGCCACATCCTCGGGTACCATCGCCCTCATCACGACGACTAATGTCACTGCATAGAAGACACTATTCACGTGAAAGGTTTTACCAACAACTGTCTTTATCATCGTCAACATCATCGTTTCGTCCATTATGTGTTGAtgatatgcaaaaaaaagtaacactTTCACGGCTTAATTCATCACCACCAAGAAAACAATCATGTCAACGTCTTTCAAACTCAAATACACGTCAgaattatgaaaatacaatGCAAACTAGTGGCCAAGCATTAAAACCGTTAATACAACAAAGAAGATTATCATCATCGCCAGTGGAATTGATTGATGATTGGGATATACCAAGTCGAGGTGCTATTGAAAAACATGATGATTGGCAAAAACAAAAGTGTCCACAATCAATGTTAAATTGGGATAGAACAAAACggattgatttaaataattttcgtaATGATGATTTAcggattaataaaaatcaagctAATGTTGTAAATGATAAACTAGTATCATCAAATATGTTTGATAACCGATGGAATGATCCTGTACTGAATGGAAAAAGTAGTATTGACAGTTGGGGTGTACACGATAACGAATCATTTGTTaaatacacaaataatttaCGTGATGATTCTTGGattgaatcaaataataataaatctgaTGATAACAGATCGAGATTGGAACAACAGAATATATCGAGAAATTGgaatcaaaataatgaaagagaAGATTGGAATGATTTACCAGAAGATGCTAGAGATCCTTGGGCTGATGATGCGGTTAATGTTGATAAGGATCGTTTCCAAAATTCAACTCAACAAGCTAATTGGTCTAGAAACAAAAACCAACAAGTTGAATGTGCTGgctcattaaaaaataaacaatcaattcCACCATTAATCAACACAAATTCATCGCAACAAAATTGGCACAAAAATAGCATGGTTAATCaacatttgttgaaaaattcatGCTGGACTAGTAATGCAAATCATAATTTGGTCAAGAAAAATTTACCAGGTAGTATTTGGGTTCAACATAATACTGCTAGTACATGGAGAAATTTTCCACAGTAA